In the Hordeum vulgare subsp. vulgare chromosome 7H, MorexV3_pseudomolecules_assembly, whole genome shotgun sequence genome, one interval contains:
- the LOC123412097 gene encoding uncharacterized protein LOC123412097 — MIEGGSHMQPQPGNGRTANGEQPEPAAIPMNGVAASGPGNGQTADEAADSGEAEDIEAATDVNGQGSSSRSAVASSHESRIKGDFEFLWRLRKYLLLLAVLAVGVTYNAGLSPPGGFQMDDKLDRHAGDPLLPLRFFRRYQAFFYCNATAFAASLVLIILLLSRGVASKHVWLRSMQFTMILDLFSLMGAYAAGSCRALRSSVYILVLVCSVFVYVGVHILLFMRVVPQPLKEQVQKTRRLILKKLQRMLNKVPSMCSVSDSDGQRSSRDHKREIEEARKFILMLATFAATITYQAGISPPGGFWGVNDHGHRPATFVLRKHNLLRFNIFTCCNATSFVASLVTVILLLSTELSTHGIRTQALFVCVLVDLLGLIGAYASGSCRDVATSLSVVLIISVVLICVVILVICLHSKTVTVWMDKSLKPAFEKVLSMLSLPGQDDSPRTHQQCTELHCQRNRHQDTQLDSQRTHQQDTELDSQRIHQHDTELDSQGTQQQDTELDSQRTQQQDTELDSQRTQQQDTELDSQRIHQHDTELDSQRIRQKDTELDSQRIRQQDTELDSQRTQQQDTELDSQRIRQQDTELDSQRTQQQATGHVVRDTEVEGGMSNLQFHPADSNLVSTGDVISASASDLNSMEDIMSTTLHQSHDQSEQAATKAVCSSSTNALTTEEVPMYNIETQSACNRQVAIPMALPSSSDGRKSIQGILPLQGLVDQNGASGNRRINADDPAMGCELPDSHGDSTEQNSQPMSNNSTGADDDEVRLEIDRTTNDQATRHQRSIYCSCRNPDDARLKKSRTYLLLLAILAVSLTYQAGLNPPGGFWTSNATKHSAGDPILGDSGGFWTSNGTKHSAGDPILEDSYHKRYLAFFYFNATAFAASLVMIVMLLSSKMSNKVIKRRALQTAMITDLLALMGAFVVGSCREKTKSIYISVVIFIVVLYVPLHVLVFRHNGWLKDCVAQRMKFAQPKSLQTDNELRDANAKDLERRRNLLFILAILAATVTYQAGLNPPGGIWPDENSKGGTPGNPVLQDSHPDRYDVFYYSNAVSFVSSVSVIILLVNRESCEDGIKSYAIRMCLVAGLLGLLVAYSAGTCRKARPVIYLIVIASAVLTCLVIQFLILSSTQDALDGPLTWLRKWLRKILHVESDSETPLDSSDEEKKESNSQGSGPHTSEKKEKKRQKYLMLLSVLAASIAYQAGLNPPGGFWPDDTPGGYKAGNPVLKDIHLWRYMVFFVFNSISFMSSIAVVMLLLSKSVRQRKVPLQALHFIMILDLLALMTAYAAGSCRKFRTSIFILVVVCCVLVYLVVVIILSSGIARWLKKQKRKVTSLLEPSPVAATSA; from the coding sequence ATGATTGAGGGCGGCTCACACATGCAGCCTCAGCCAGGTAACGGTCGCACGGCGAACGGCGAGCAGCCTGAGCCGGCCGCCATACCGATGAACGGCGTGGCTGCTTCGGGACCAGGCAATGGTCAGACGGCAGATGAAGCAGCCGACAGCGGAGAGGCGGAAGATATCGAGGCAGCCACCGACGTCAACGGGCAAGGTTCATCCAGCAGGTCAGCAGTAGCCAGTAGCCATGAATCCCGTATCAAGGGTGATTTCGAGTTCTTGTGGAGGTTGCGGAAGTATTTGCTACTTCTGGCAGTGTTGGCCGTTGGTGTCACTTACAATGCTGGGTTGAGCCCGCCGGGGGGATTCCAGATGGACGACAAACTTGACCGCCATGCCGGTGATCCTCTCCTCCCACTTAGATTCTTCCGGCGATACCAAGCGTTCTTTTACTGCAACGCCACAGCCTTTGCTGCTTCCCTAGTCTTGATCATCTTGCTTCTGAGTAGGGGAGTGGCGAGTAAGCATGTCTGGCTTCGCTCGATGCAGTTTACCATGATACTGGATCTTTTCAGTCTTATGGGGGCATATGCTGCGGGGAGTTGCAGAGCACTGAGGTCTTCCGTTTACATATTGGTGCTGGTCTGTTCTGTTTTCGTCTATGTTGGGGTTCATATCCTGTTGTTCATGAGGGTAGTTCCACAGCCGTTAAAAGAACAGGTGCAGAAAACCCGGCGTCTCATTCTGAAGAAGCTGCAACGCATGCTAAATAAGGTGCCATCTATGTGCTCTGTCTCTGATTCTGACGGGCAAAGGAGCAGCCGAGATCACAAAAGGGAAATCGAGGAGGCTCGCAAGTTCATATTGATGCTTGCAACCTTTGCTGCTACTATCACATACCAAGCTGGGATAAGTCCACCTGGTGGCTTTTGGGGTGTGAATGATCATGGGCACCGCCCAGCTACTTTTGTTCTCCGCAAGCACAACCTCCTCCGCTTCAATATTTTCACTTGTTGCAATGCGACCTCTTTTGTGGCGTCTTTGGTCACAGTCATACTGCTTCTGAGCACGGAGCTGAGCACGCATGGGATAAGGACTCAAGCGCTATTTGTGTGTGTCCTGGTTGATCTGCTTGGGCTCATTGGTGCTTATGCTTCAGGGAGCTGCAGGGATGTTGCAACATCATTGTCAGTGGTACTCATAATTTCTGTGGTTCTAATCTGTGTTGTGATTCTTGTTATCTGTCTTCATTCCAAAACTGTAACAGTGTGGATGGATAAGTCGCTGAAGCCAGCATTTGAGAAAGTGCTCAGTATGCTGTCATTGCCCGGGCAGGATGACTCTCCAAGAACTCACCAGCAATGTACAGAGCTTCATTGCCAGAGAAATCGCCATCAAGATACACAGCTTGATTCTCAGAGAACTCACCAGCAAGATACAGAACTTGATTCTCAGAGGATTCACCAACATGATACAGAGCTTGACTCCCAGGGAACTCAGCAGCAAGATACAGAGCTTGACTCTCAGAGAACTCAGCAGCAAGATACAGAGCTTGACTCTCAGAGAACTCAGCAGCAAGATACAGAGCTTGATTCTCAAAGGATTCACCAACATGATACCGAACTTGATTCTCAGAGGATTCGCCAGAAAGATACAGAGCTTGACTCTCAGAGGATTCGCCAGCAAGATACAGAGCTTGACTCTCAGAGAACTCAGCAGCAAGATACAGAACTTGATTCTCAGAGGATTCGCCAGCAAGATACAGAGCTTGACTCTCAGAGAACTCAGCAGCAAGCTACAGGGCATGTAGTTCGAGATACAGAAGTAGAAGGTGGCATGTCTAATTTGCAATTCCATCCTGCTGACAGCAATCTTGTATCAACTGGAGATGTGATATCTGCATCAGCCAGTGATTTGAATAGCATGGAGGACATCATGTCTACAACGCTACATCAATCTCATGATCAGAGTGAGCAAGCTGCAACTAAAGCTGTATGCTCATCATCAACAAATGCCCTAACTACCGAGGAAGTTCCCATGTACAACATTGAAACACAATCTGCTTGCAATCGTCAGGTTGCAATCCCCATGGCACTACCTTCATCAAGTGATGGTCGAAAGTCTATCCAGGGTATTCTACCATTGCAGGGCTTGGTGGATCAAAATGGAGCATCTGGTAACAGGAGGATAAATGCTGATGATCCGGCTATGGGATGTGAATTACCCGACAGCCATGGGGACAGCACAGAACAGAATTCTCAGCCAATGTCCAATAACTCTACTGGTGCAGATGATGATGAGGTTAGATTAGAGATCGACAGAACTACCAATGATCAAGCCACACGGCATCAGAGAAGTATTTACTGCAGCTGTAGAAATCCAGATGATGCTCGTCTGAAGAAGTCACGCACTTACCTATTGCTTCTTGCGATTCTTGCCGTGTCTTTGACATATCAAGCTGGTTTGAATCCACCAGGTGGCTTCTGGACATCAAATGCCACTAAGCATTCtgctggtgaccctattcttggggACAGTGGTGGCTTCTGGACATCAAATGGCACTAAGCACTCTGCTGGTGATCCCATTCTTGAGGACAGTTATCATAAGAGATACCTGGCCTTCTTTTATTTCAATGCCACTGCATTTGCAGCCTCCCTTGTCATGATCGTTATGCTCCTGAGCAGCAAGATGAGCAACAAGGTTATAAAACGCCGGGCACTACAGACAGCAATGATAACTGATTTGCTTGCTCTAATGGGAGCctttgttgttgggagttgcaggGAGAAGACAAAATCTATTTACATATCAGTGGTGATATTTATTGTGGTTTTATATGTTCCTCTCCATGTTTTAGTGTTTAGGCACAATGGATGGTTGAAAGACTGTGTTGCCCAGAGGATGAAGTTTGCACAGCCAAAATCACTTCAGACAGATAATGAGTTGAGAGATGCTAATGCGAAGGACTTGGAGCGGAGGCGGAATTTGCTCTTTATTCTTGCTATTCTGGCAGCAACTGTCACGTACCAAGCTGGCCTGAACCCTCCAGGAGGCATTTGGCCGGATGAGAACagtaagggtggcacaccaggcAATCCAGTTCTTCAAGATAGCCACCCAGATCGCTATGATGTTTTCTACTACTCGAACGCTGTCTCATTTGTGTCATCTGTGTCTGTCATCATTCTGCTTGTTAATAGGGAATCATGTGAGGATGGAATCAAGTCATACGCAATTCGTATGTGCTTGGTAGCGGGTTTGCTGGGTCTCCTGGTTGCTTATTCTGCAGGAACCTGCAGGAAAGCGAGACCGGTAATATATCTTATTGTCATAGCCTCTGCAGTTCTAACATGCCTTGTGATCCAATTCCTTATACTCTCATCAACACAAGATGCATTAGATGGGCCACTGACCTGGTTAAGAAAATGGTTGCGGAAGATTCTTCATGTAGAGTCCGACTCTGAGACACCGCTGGACAGTTCAGATGAAGAAAAGAAGGAAAGTAATTCTCAGGGGTCAGGCCCCCATACCagtgagaagaaggaaaagaagagacAAAAGTACTTGATGCTTCTTTCGGTTCTTGCTGCATCCATTGCATACCAAGCCGGTCTAAACCCGCCTGGTGGCTTCTGGCCTGATGACACTCCCGGTGGTTACAAGGCTGGCAACCCGGTGCTCAAGGACATACACTTGTGGCGCTACATGGTATTCTTTGTCTTCAATTCCATCTCCTTCATGTCATCTATCGCCGTAGTCATGCTTCTGCTGAGTAAATCTGTGAGACAGAGGAAGGTTCCGCTGCAAGCATTGCACTTCATCATGATACTGGACCTGCTGGCTCTGATGACAGCTTATGCAGCTGGAAGTTGCAGAAAGTTCAGGACTTCAATATTTATCTTGGTGGTAGTATGCTGTGTGCTGGTGTACCTTGTggttgttattatcttgtcaagtggCATAGCAAGATGGctgaaaaaacagaaaaggaaggtGACTTCCTTGCTGGAGCCTAGCCCTGTTGCTGCAACTTCAGCATGA